AGCGCGTGCTGCGTCATCGCGTCCAGCGGGTTCGTCACCGTGACGACGATGCCGTCTGGCGAGTTCTCCACCACCTGCTTGATGACGCTGCCCACGATGTCCATGTTGGTGAACAGCAGGTCGTCGCGGCTCATGCCCGGCTTCCGCGCAATGCCCGAGGTGACCACCGTCACGTCGGAGCCCGCCGTGTCCGCGTAGTCGTTGGTGCCGATGACCGAGGCGTCGGACCCGACGACCGGGCCGGACTCCAGCATGTCGAGCGCCTTGCCCTGCGGCAGCCCCTCGACGATGTCCACGAGGACGACGTCGGCGTACCCGCGGTCGAATATGCGCTGCGCCGTGGTTGCGCCCACGTTGCCCGCGCCTACAACTGTTACCTTCTTGCGTGCCATTCCTCTTCCTTTGCGTCTGTGTGATTTCTACCAGAATCCAAAGGGGTCTTGGTCCCTGCGCTTCTTGGCGACTTTCGCCTTCTTCGTTGCCACGGTCTTCGCTACAGCCTCAAACTTGGAAAGCGGAATCGCTTTAACCGGTGGTAGTGTGCTAGGAAGGACGTCCTTAAACTTCTTACGGAACTGCGCATCAGTTTGGGCACCCTTCCGCGTATTGCACGGAGCGCACAATAATTGCATGTTGCTCGGCTTTTCTTGTCCACCTTGAGAGTGAGGCTTCTTGTGGTCAACGTGGCCATCCCCCAACCGAAGCTTGTGTCCGCAGTACATGCACTTGCCCCCTTGCAGGGCATGAAGTGGTTTGTGCCAGTCCTTAAGGGAAGTACGCTTGCGCACACCGTCTCTGAACCAGTCATCCATGAACATAGCTGTTTCTCCAGTGACACGGGTTTACTGATTCTCCCTTGAACATCCCTCTCGCCTCGTGCCCCCTTAAGCGATCGAGAGATTAAGAACTAGGTAAACCCAAGATGATCCGCAACCCCGTAACCCCAAACCAATGCTGCGATACCAAAGCCTACGTAAACTGGCAGCGTCCAATCTAACTGCAAGCTTCTCGCAGTTATAGCAGTCACAACTGCGGCAAATACCCCAGCTCCCAAGCCCCACCACAAGAACCCAGACTCATAAACCAGCACCCCAAGAACGAGCAGGACTATAAATAGCCCACCTAGCCCCTTCTCTTTGTTGCCCAAAACGGCCTCCTCCCCACCTCTCTGGATACCGGCATTCGCCGGTATGGGGGTTGGGGCGTTAGCCAGCGTCGACGTATGCCTGCCAGCGGTTGCCGACGTTGGCGTCCTCGACGGTCGCCATGATGTAGTCGCCGAACTCGGCTCCCGTCGCGCCCGTGCTGCGGCCCGTCATCACGATCTCGCGCTCGTACTGCCCGCAGATGTCCAGCGCCTGGTGCAGCCGCTGGCCAAGGTCCGGGTAGCCGATGTGCTCCATCAGCATGGCGCCGGCGCGGAGCATGGAGCTCGGGTCGGCATACTGGGCGCGGCCTTCGGAGACCATGCGCGGAGCGCTGCCGTGAATCGCCTCGAACATGGAGGACTGGTTGCCGAGGTTGGCGCTGCCCGCTGTGCCCACGCCGCCCTGGATCTGGCCGGCCTCGTCTGTCAGGATGTCGCCGTACAGGTTCGGCATCACCAGCACCTGGAATTCGGCGCGCCGCGCGGGGTCAAGCAGCTTGGCGGTCATGATGTCGATGTACCAGGCGTCCAGCTCGATCCCCGGGTAGTTCTTGGCGATGTCCTGCGCCAGGTTCAGGAAGTTGCCGTCCGTCGTCTTGACGACGTTCGCCTTGGTCACGGCGGTCACCTTGGTCTTGCCCGTGCGCTTGGCGTACTCAAACGCCGCATCGATGATGCGCTGGGAGCCGGGCCGCGTGATGACGCGGAAGTCGATCGCCAGGTCGGAGTCTACGTTGATGCCCTGGCTGCCCACGGCGTACAGGTCCTCCGTGTTCTCCCGGAAGAACGTCCAGTCGATGCCTTCCGCCGGGATGCGGACGGGACGCACGTTGGCATAGAGGTCCAGCTCTTTGCGCATGGCCACGTTGGCGCTCTCAAGGTTGGGCCAGCCGTCGCCCTGCTCGGGTGTGTGGGTGGGGCCCTTCAGCGTGACGTGGCATTCCTTGATTTGGGCCAGCACGTCGTCCGGGATGGACTTCATGTGCTCGGCCCGGTTCTCGATGGTCAGGCCCTCGATGATCTTGAAGGCTACCTTGCCCGATGCCACGGAGTCGCGGAGCAGGTACTCGAGCACGCGCTGCGCCTCCGCCGCGATGTACGGCCCGATGCCGTCGCCGCCCATGACGCCCACGGTGATCGTGGGCACGGACGCGAAGTCAATGGCAGGTTCCGCCGACTTCAGCCGCTCCACGCGCTCCAACTGCTGCTGCAGTACGACGCCGAAGTGCTCCTTGGCTGCCTCTATTGCTTGGGTGTCTACCATCTTTTCCTCCACGCTGTTGCAATGTAATTTGCGAGGCTACTCCGTCGCGATGACCGCCAGCACGTCTCCCCTCGCCACTCTGGAGCCGGCCTGCTGCGAAATGCGTGTCACGACCCCGGCGGCGGGCGCGGGAAGAGTGTTCTCCATCTTCATCGCTTCCAGCACGACAACCGTCTCGCCTGCGGCCACGCGCTGTGATTCAGAAACAGTATAGCGCACCACCGTGCCCGGCATGGGCGCGGTCAGCAGCCGCTCGCCGGGGGCTGCCTGTGGCGCGGATGCTGCCGCAGACGCCGGGGCGGGTTGCGCGGCGGGCTGCGGCCGTGGCGCCGGCGCCGGTCGAGCGGGTGCGGCCGCGGAGGCCGAGGCTTCCGCCGGCGGAGCGCCCGTGGGCGTGACCGTCACGCTGAACGGCTGCCCGTCGACCGTGACCTGTACCGCTCCGGCCTCCGCCGTTTCGCCCGGCGTCACCGTGACGGATAGCTCGCTGCCCTCGACGACGACGTCGAAGGTGCGGGACGCGGCCTGCTCAGAGGCGCTCACAGCGGGATGTTCCCGTGCTTCTTCGGCGGCAGGCTGTCGCGCTTGTCCCGAAGCATTTCAAAGGAGCGGATCACGCGCATCCGGGTCTCGGCCGGGTCGATCACGTCGTCGATGAACCCGCGTGAGGCCGCGACGTAGGGGTTGGCCGTCAGGTCGCGGTACTCCTGCACCAGCCGCGCGCGCTCGGCGTCCTGGTCCTCGGCGTTGCGGATGGCCTCGCGGTGGATGACGTTGACCGCGCCCGCCGGGCCCATGACGGCGATCTCCGCCGACGGCCACGCGTAGTTCACGTCCGTCCGCAAGTGCTTGCTGCCCATGACGATGTAGCCGCCGCCGTAGGCCTTCCGCGTCAGCACGCTGACCTTGGGCACCGTGGCCTCCGCGTAGGCGTAGATGAGCTTTGCGCCGTGCTTGATGATGCCGCCGTACTCCTGCTCCGTTCCGGGCAGGAAGCCGGGGACGTCGATGAACGTGAGGATGGGCACGTTGAAGGCGTCACAGAAGCGCACGAAGCGCGCGGCCTTCAGCGACGCGCCGATGTCGAGCGACCCCGCGAGGTACGCCGGCTGCTGCCCGACGATGCCGACCGTGTGGCCGTCCATGCGCCCAAAGCCGACGACGATGTTCTGCGCGTTCTCCGGCTGTACCTCCATGAAGTCGCCGCCGTCGACGACCGCGTCGATGACGTCCTTCATGTCGTAGGGCTGGTTCTCGCCCTCCGGCACGATGGAGCGGAGCGTCTCGCAGAGCCGGTTGGGATCGTCGCCGCTGTCGCGCCGGGGCGGGTCCTCGGCGTTGCTCGACGGCAGGAATTCGAGGAGCCGCCGCACCTGCTCGATGCACTCCTCGTCATTGGCGTAGGCAAAGTGCGCGACGCCGCTGATGGCGGTGTGCGCGTGCGCGCCGCCCAGCTCCTCGTGCGTCACCTCCTCGCCGGTCACGGACTTGATGACGTCGGGGCCGGTGATGTACATCTGCCCGGTGCCCTCCGTCATGAAGATGAAGTCCGTGATGGCGGGGGAGTAGACGGCGCCGCCCGCGCATGGGCCCATGATGACGGAGATCTGCGGCACCACGCCGGACGCCAGCGTGTTCAGCAGGAAGATGTCGCCGTAGCCCTTCAGGCTGGAGACGCCCTCCTGGATGCGCGCGCCGCCCGAGTCCTCGATCCCGACGACGGGCGCGCCCACCTTCATGGCGAGCTGCATGATCTTGCAGACCTTCTCCGCGACGACCTCCGAGAGCGAGCCGCCCATGACCGTGAAGTCCTGCGCGAAGACAAAGACCTGCCGGCCGTTGACGTGCCCGTAGCCCGTCACCACGGCGTCGCCGAGCGCCTTCTGGTCGGCCAGGCCGAACTCGGTCGCGCGGTGCGTCGCGAAGCTGTCCAGCTCCTGGAAGGAGCCGGGGTCGACCAGCAGCGCGAGCCGCTCACGTGCGGTGAGCTTGCCCTTCTCGTGCTGCTGGGCTATGCGCCGCTCGCCGCCCCCGAGGAGGGTCTGGGCGCGGAGCTGTTCAAGTTGGTCCAGTCGGGACTCTTGCCGTTGTTCCACAGACGTACGCTCGTTGTATACAGGCTGTGCCGTAGGGAAAAGCCGAATTATCCTAGCACGCGCCCAAACGCCCCCGCAACACGCGCCGCTCACCCCCCGTCATACCGGCGAACCGGCGAAGGCCGGTATCCAGAACGCCTGCGCCCAACGCCCTCTACCCACGCGAGCGGGGGAAGGCCGGGATGGGGGAGCAGATTCCGTTCGCGCTGAGGGAAATCGAAGCATGAACGGCGCCTGCCGCCGCTCGCTCAGAGCCCGCCGGTCTCACTTCCGCCTCACCCCGCCCTTCCTCTGGACATTCGGGTTGGCTATTGTAGAATATGCGCGTTTGTACTATCTTCCACACAGGACTTCCAGGGGCATAGGAAAGTCTGTCACACAGACGGGCAAGTCGATAAGGGGTCAGTATGAAACAGCAGATTGACGCGTATCTCAACCATCTTGCCGTGGAACGCGGCTTTTCCGGCAACACCATCATGGCGTACCGGAACGATCTCTACTCCCTCCAGAAGCACCTGGAGTCCGACGGCCTCTCAGATTGGCGCCGCGTCACCTCCGACCACTTGGCCGGGTTCGTGCTGTCGCTGCAGGAGAAGGGCTACTCGGAGACCACGCGCGCCCGGAAGACGGCCGCCGTCCGCTCCTTCTTCGCCTTTCTGGTCGACGACCGCATGCTGGAGAACAGCCCAGCCGTCGAGCTCAGCTCGCCCAAGATCGGACGGAGCCTCCCCAGCGCGCTCACCGAGGACGAGGTCGTCCGGCTGCTGGACGCGCCCATGGCCGTCGACACGCCGGAGTCGCGGCGGGACAAGGCGATGCTGGAGCTGCTCTACGCAACGGGCATGCGCGTCACGGAGCTCGTATCCCTCAAGGTGAGCGACGTCAACCTCAGCGGCGGCTACGTCCGCTGCATCGGCAAGGGCAACAAGGAACGCCTCATCCCCTTCCACGAGCAGGCGCTCGGCTCCCTGGAGTTCTACATCGATGAGGGACGCGATTCCTTCTTGGGCAACGGCCGGAAGGAGCAGGCCCTCTTCCTGAACCGGCGCGGCGAGCAGCTCACGCGGCAGGGGTTCTGGCTCATCCTGAAGGAGTATGCGCGCAAGGCGGGCATCGCCAACCCGGTGACGCCGCACACCCTGCGCCACAGCTTCGCGACGCACATGCTGCGCGGCGGCGCCTCCCTCCGGCAGGTCCAGGAGTTCCTCGGTCACGCCAGCATCGCTAGCACACAGATATACACCCACCTCACGGACGACCACTTGCGCGAGCAGTTTGAGGAAGCCCATCCCCGTGGCAAATAGGCCGGAGGGAGCAGGCCGGGATGCGCATCGCCGTAGGGAGTGACGAACGGACGGAGCTGACCGATGCCGTGGCCGCCGGTCTGGCGCCTCGCGGCATGCATTCTGAAGGCCGGGAGCCGGTCACGCCCGTGGCGGCCGCTCGAAACACAGGAGGCGGATTATGACCGTCATCACCATAAACGGGCAGCTTGGCGGCGCCGCCCGGGAAGTCGGGCAGGAGGTCGCCCGTCTCCTTGACCTCGATTATGTAGACCGTGTGCTCCTCGCCGAGGCCGCAAAGCGCGTCGGCGCGCCCATAGCTGCGCTGGAGGAAAAGGAAGAGGAGGACCAGTCACTGGGCAGCCGCCTGACACGGCTCATCCAGATCGCCTTCGAGCGCTCCGCCTACTCCGGCAACGGCGGCGACCCTTTCTTCGGCACTGGCGTTGACACGCTCCTGGCGCGCCCGTACCCGGAGGGGGAAAGCGACGAGGAGACGGCGGCGGTGGCAGCCGCACCCACAAGGCTGATCGACGACTCCCAGTTCTTTCAGGTCCTGTGCGACGTGATGAAGGACCTCGCAAAAGAGGGCAATGTCATCATCATGGGCCGCGGGGGCAACTTCGTCCTGAAGGACGTTCCCGGCGTACTGCACGTAGGCGTCGTGGCCCCCATCGACTTCCGCATGGACACGGCCATGCGGCGCAACAGCATGGACCGCGCCAATGCTGAGCGCTACGTCATGATGGAGGAGCGGGCGCGCATCAGCTTCTACCGCCGGCACTTCAAAGCCCATCCCGATGACCCGCACCAGTACCACATGATGGTAAACCCTGCTACCCTTGGTATAGAGAAGGCGGCCAAGCTGGTGGCGCAAGCGGTCCCGCTGGACGCCTGAGCGGTCAACAATCACAACTACGATAGCGCCCCGGTGCCAACCCGGCGCCCGGGCCCCGGAGGACGCACATGCCCCGCAGTTCCAGAGGCGCGACAGGTCACAGGGGTCACCGCACCCGCAAGAACCGTGCCGGCGCCCCCAAGGCCTCGGTCGCCGCGCAGCAGGTCGCGCCCGCCTCCGCTGAGCTTGCAGCCGAGTCTGCGCCCGAGACGACCATCTCCGCTGACGCCCCTTCGGCGTCCCCGGCCGCCGCGGCTGCCCCCGCGACGACTCCCCGCCGCGCGACCGTCTCGCAGCCTCCGGGCGCAACGGTCTCCGGCGCATCGGTGCAAGGCGACCCGCTTCTGAACAAGGAGCTCATCCGCATTGCGTTCTTCGCCGTGATCACTGCAATCCTGCTGGTGGTGCTCACCACCGTCTTGGGCAACTAGGGGAAGCACGCAGGCGCCCATCACCCCGCTCAAGCTTGAAGCTGGCTCAAAGACCATCGAATGTGCCAATGGTTTTCACGAAGCCAGGGAACTTCAGCTTGAGTTTTGTTCAACACCTTCAGTCAGGCCTCTGCTGTATCCTGCCTATGGATTGACGCAGACACATTGAACAAGCACTCCAGAATTCCCGCAAGGAAGATTCATAGCCTGTCTGGCGTCCGCCATCTGGACGCACACTACACTCACAAACAAGGACGCGGAGAGGAATAAGGGGAATGGGGATAGCACTCATAGTGCTGTTTGGGCTTTTGTTCATGGCAGGAATTGTCTCCGCGCTTGCCATCTGCCTTGTGTGCGCAGCAGTCGCACTTTACAGGAGGCAGGCAGTGTGGACATTTGCAATTGCCGGGGCCCTGTTTGGCGCATTCATTTTCCCTTGGCCTTATGTGCTCGCGAGGCTGTACGGGCGCTTGCTGCCTTACCCGATTATGGGG
This genomic window from Chloroflexota bacterium contains:
- the xerD gene encoding site-specific tyrosine recombinase XerD, whose translation is MKQQIDAYLNHLAVERGFSGNTIMAYRNDLYSLQKHLESDGLSDWRRVTSDHLAGFVLSLQEKGYSETTRARKTAAVRSFFAFLVDDRMLENSPAVELSSPKIGRSLPSALTEDEVVRLLDAPMAVDTPESRRDKAMLELLYATGMRVTELVSLKVSDVNLSGGYVRCIGKGNKERLIPFHEQALGSLEFYIDEGRDSFLGNGRKEQALFLNRRGEQLTRQGFWLILKEYARKAGIANPVTPHTLRHSFATHMLRGGASLRQVQEFLGHASIASTQIYTHLTDDHLREQFEEAHPRGK
- a CDS encoding HNH endonuclease signature motif containing protein; this translates as MFMDDWFRDGVRKRTSLKDWHKPLHALQGGKCMYCGHKLRLGDGHVDHKKPHSQGGQEKPSNMQLLCAPCNTRKGAQTDAQFRKKFKDVLPSTLPPVKAIPLSKFEAVAKTVATKKAKVAKKRRDQDPFGFW
- a CDS encoding isocitrate/isopropylmalate family dehydrogenase, which translates into the protein MVDTQAIEAAKEHFGVVLQQQLERVERLKSAEPAIDFASVPTITVGVMGGDGIGPYIAAEAQRVLEYLLRDSVASGKVAFKIIEGLTIENRAEHMKSIPDDVLAQIKECHVTLKGPTHTPEQGDGWPNLESANVAMRKELDLYANVRPVRIPAEGIDWTFFRENTEDLYAVGSQGINVDSDLAIDFRVITRPGSQRIIDAAFEYAKRTGKTKVTAVTKANVVKTTDGNFLNLAQDIAKNYPGIELDAWYIDIMTAKLLDPARRAEFQVLVMPNLYGDILTDEAGQIQGGVGTAGSANLGNQSSMFEAIHGSAPRMVSEGRAQYADPSSMLRAGAMLMEHIGYPDLGQRLHQALDICGQYEREIVMTGRSTGATGAEFGDYIMATVEDANVGNRWQAYVDAG
- a CDS encoding cytidylate kinase-like family protein, with product MTVITINGQLGGAAREVGQEVARLLDLDYVDRVLLAEAAKRVGAPIAALEEKEEEDQSLGSRLTRLIQIAFERSAYSGNGGDPFFGTGVDTLLARPYPEGESDEETAAVAAAPTRLIDDSQFFQVLCDVMKDLAKEGNVIIMGRGGNFVLKDVPGVLHVGVVAPIDFRMDTAMRRNSMDRANAERYVMMEERARISFYRRHFKAHPDDPHQYHMMVNPATLGIEKAAKLVAQAVPLDA
- a CDS encoding methylmalonyl-CoA carboxyltransferase, producing the protein MEQRQESRLDQLEQLRAQTLLGGGERRIAQQHEKGKLTARERLALLVDPGSFQELDSFATHRATEFGLADQKALGDAVVTGYGHVNGRQVFVFAQDFTVMGGSLSEVVAEKVCKIMQLAMKVGAPVVGIEDSGGARIQEGVSSLKGYGDIFLLNTLASGVVPQISVIMGPCAGGAVYSPAITDFIFMTEGTGQMYITGPDVIKSVTGEEVTHEELGGAHAHTAISGVAHFAYANDEECIEQVRRLLEFLPSSNAEDPPRRDSGDDPNRLCETLRSIVPEGENQPYDMKDVIDAVVDGGDFMEVQPENAQNIVVGFGRMDGHTVGIVGQQPAYLAGSLDIGASLKAARFVRFCDAFNVPILTFIDVPGFLPGTEQEYGGIIKHGAKLIYAYAEATVPKVSVLTRKAYGGGYIVMGSKHLRTDVNYAWPSAEIAVMGPAGAVNVIHREAIRNAEDQDAERARLVQEYRDLTANPYVAASRGFIDDVIDPAETRMRVIRSFEMLRDKRDSLPPKKHGNIPL